The Arachis ipaensis cultivar K30076 chromosome B10, Araip1.1, whole genome shotgun sequence DNA window GTTTGGAATGTTCCGATGCTTTTAtgctttttattcttttttgctTGCGATACCCTTTATCAAAAAAATTACATTTGCAACCTTAGATTAAAGAAACTTATAGGAGAGATAAGTTTggaatataataattaatacatCATGTGATAGGAAAACAATAATTTCCAATTCATTGATATATACATACATGGAAATATATAATAGTGAACTATTCGGGAAGAGGCCAAAGAAGAGATATACAAATATACATGACATTATTGCTATACAGAGAATAGGCATTAAAAGATATATGCCTGTAATAAAATATCACACCATGAGCAACTATATTTATGAATTAAAATTATTGATACACcacatttattatattattatatatgaaattaaaaaaCCTCACTAAGTGTCGGAATCCCAATTTGTCATGCCGAAGCCTAGATCTTATAAGCTGAAACATTTAACAGGAGGAAAGAATGAAGGTTAGTTAAACCTCAAGCAAGGCTTATGCATAAAAAAGCCAGAGGTACACCAATAATCAATGGATTTTGCAGAATGTATAAACCAAAGGTGAGGTACTCAAGTAAAGCTTGGATAATCAGTCAGGACCGATGTGGAGGTTGTAGGGAGCAGCAGCGCAGATAAACAACGATACTGCCATGGCGAGCTCTGGAAGTAGAAGTTCGCGGCTGAGTCGGGGGAACAGCAGCCCGTCGATGCCAATGAAGAGGCCATGTAAGGGAAGTAGCATGGGTAAGGGACTCCTGCTTGCTGGGTTGGGTTTTGGATTACGTTTGGGTTATGTCCTTGTAGCCCACATCACAGGCATTGTTTAATATTACTTTTAGTAAATTTTCGtaagttttgattttttattaattttttttcatagtatggatatttttttttccttatgtTTATTGACGTATATTATTGTACTTTTTTATAGATTTTTTAGCActcattttttatataaatttttgtaattatttttattaatacatATTTCTGTTAGaaccttatttttttatttaccttTGTAGATTTTTATTGTGGTAAAaaattagtatatattttatataatactGTTAATTTTatgttataaattttttaagaaagatataattaaatttaaaaagagagTACTACTGAAAGAGTACTAAAAAACTCTTAACTAAAAGAGTACTAAATTTCAAGACATATATttaaatttctttaaaaaaaactaTAGTCAAGAAGTTTTAAAATAATATAGTTTTGAATTATTCAAATTTATGTTTTGTAGTCATTTTTGTCTAGACAAAATCTTgaataatataatccaaaatGAAGGTAATCAGAAATCATTATAGCTCGCCCCCATTTAGGGTCAAAGTCATAGATCAACAAAGCTTTCTTTAATAAAATGAAGGTAAGATATAAAGTATTATGTCCATAATACCAATGCTATATTTGAAAAGCCTCCAATAATATACCCAGTGTATCATATAAGAAATTTGgaactaaacaaaataaaaatgaagcgacttaaagataagatagttcACACAGTAAATCTTTCACTCTCAGCAGCATCAGAAGCAACACCAAAAGTAGCTGTAGGTTTCTCTGTAAAAAAATGAGCTGGGTTTGCAACTAAGGTATGTTTGTCCCAGGTAAAAGTAGCACCTCCATCATCAGCTTCATTAACCGTAATATTTTTGCCAGCAGAACTTGAATTCTGTCCAGACGTGATTGGTGTGATAAACTTGGAAGACTCAATGTCAGGTTGGTATTCACCTACTTGTGAATCAGCATTCTATCGAAAAATTAAGTAAAGTTATCATTAGAGATAAAAATCTAATTAACAATCTCATCATTGTTCCGTGGTCAATACTTCACACCCTTAAACAAAACACCACCACTTAAATTCACAGTCTATCCACTATTTTGGAATGCTACATATCAACAACTACAAAGAACAGTCCACCAAAGAGATTTTTTTCAAAGATAGAGTCCACACAATTTATTATAAGGAAAGTGCATCTGAAGTTAGGGTCTTTTATATCATTTGAATATAAGGGATAAACATATAAATGTTAATAAGAGATGTACATTATAGCCTGCCAATTAATTCAATATTTTGTCAATAGCTGGATGATTTAATAATGTTAATGTTGTCACATACCCTTTTTCACAAACATGAATTGGATAAATAATCTTGTTAAACAtaaattgacaaaaaaaaatttttggaaaagttattCACCTTATTCTTATCTGAATAATCAGCTGGAAGTGTtatcaaattagaatttatagaGAAAAAGGCATCCTAATGAAATTTTAAAAACACCATgagtataataaaaaattacttatATATATCGTACCTACTCTAAAGATAAAATACCTGCTCAATACTATACTTTTGTTTGAAGGAATTGATTATGGCCTCATTGTGACACAACTTCACGACTGTGATAGAAACCAATTGGAAAGAATTGATGTTCTCCAACTTCACAGAAACTTTGAAAAGGAACATTTTATTCTTGAATTTACTTAACTCTTCAGGAAAATCAATCCTATTCCCACCCTATATTAAATTCAGATGAAGAACAATAAGTGTCAACAATAAAATGTTAATACATGAGTTATAATGTTCACAAATAGTATATAAATACGAAATTTTTTTAGTACCCTCATTATATATTTTGTCCTCAGCTCTGCAGCAGAAATATTTAAACACTCACTACCAATAGTTTCATACACGATGAATGATGCATAGGATTCTTCATCACCAACCTTCAAATTTAGTGAATAcctataaataaagaaaaaatatattatcGCGAATCTCATTTAATAAAAACTGGAATAAGGTTTATTTCACAAATAATGCACACCTTGGAGTAAAATTCTGTGATTCAGCTTTGCACCTAGAATATTTGTAACCATCCCCTTCTTCTCTCATAGCCAAAGGACAAACATTGCAACTCTTGTACCACCAAGACTTTCCCGGAGAAAAATCCTTCACTACTCCAATGGTCACACAAACCGTTTTCTGAAATGCAGTAGTTTAATCAATTAAAACAGTGTTACCAAATGATTACACTCCATAAAAAATATGGCATAAGAAAATTTTAGAATCTAATCAAGTTATATAAAAACCTCTATAAGATCCCTAATCTCAAAAATTGGTTTGTACGGAGTTTTATTCAAAAAATCATCTTCCTCTTAATATGGAGCTCTTTTCTCAATGCGTGCAACCCGTGTTGGTGTCCCTGTCTCAATAGCCATTATTCTTTATTCACACAAAATAAAATTTGCGTTAGAATATTGAAGATGCAACCATACACAGCTAAACTTACAATATAACTATAATTTTAATAAACCAACAAAAAGTCTAACCTTTGTCTGAATTTTTTAACCTCTTCCAAATCAACATTGATCATCAACACAGAGTTATATGTTGTATTTGAGACTCCCATTTTTGCATGCATTACACAAAGAGTAATAACATTAGACCTTCAAAATGAAGATCACTTtaccaaattattttcaaatgagCCAAAACTAATAGTACATCAACAGAGGCAAAAACATAATGAAGAGGAGGACAAAAGTGtaagatgaagaaagaaaaacCAAACGAATAGCTGTTCCAGAATGTCGAAAGGGCGCACGCGGAGACGGACCGGTAAGACGCAATGACAGCGGTTCTAGAACGGGGCGGCGATGACAAGCACACGCGATGGGGCTTCTTCTTCAAGTAATTGATTAGCCGCTAGGTTTCTCATAGTAAGTTAGGGGAATTGCTACCCAATAACGTGACTTTTCAAGGGAGGAGGGGAAGATAGAATTATGAGGGTAGGTGAGGGAGTTGAATCATTGAATGGTTAAATTAGAGTGTTTGCTTTGTTTATGATTGGGGTTGGGTGGGTTAGCGAGTTTTTGGGGTAAATAGAATCTAGTTGAATTGTGTCccgtataagaaaaaaaaaacaaaaggagctgtatagatatatttttttaaatatttatttacgttaatttttattttttcataggcTACAGTTACTTTTAAAATATCTATTTAATACATCATATGTTAATATtaatagtattttttaaaaagatatttttaaaaataattataacatgattataaatataatataaataaatatgtcAAATAAAAGGTTAAATCAATATGCTTACCAATGCCCTTGTTGAATTTTGCTAGTTGgataattagtatctatttggtTGTTTGGTGATCATGTAGATAATTGAGTAGTTGAGTTACAAATTGATCCCACAGTGTACATCTAATTTTTTCCTCATTTCTAAATAAAAGCGGAAATTAAGAGaaataagtaataatatataataacaaaatattttgCATATGAATAGATAATTATtacaaaacaaattataattgtgaaattttaaatcTTCACATACTGCAAATCATGAAGATCAACCACAATGTAATGACCACTTTTTCCTGCTTTTGACCATGACATAAGTTCTCCTTTTTCGGTCAAGAGTCCAATAAcatctaattaaaaaaatgaattaaaagcatgaaattaaaaacaaataaatgaacaacacaataataataatacaaattaactacgtaccaaataagttagctttttcatttgtttgtcTCAATATATCAGCATGATCgagaaaattaaaatgattatcaGGAATGTTACGATCATCGATCGTATTTACTATACATGACTCCTTAttaaaagttattctacacaCATGTGTAGTCGGAAGATAAATTCCGCTTGATTCCTCAATcagaaaatttgagaagacataaAACTTCCCCTCAATCAAATCATTCTCAAACATCTTTGCcaaataattcttgattgaacGATGAATTTTATCACactgtaaaacaaattaaaaatgaagACTATTAGCACTTATAACTCTATTAAATCGCACTGTCGTTGATTCGTCCAagggtttacttatcaaataaattcaaaatatgaacaaaaaatatctATAAACTGGAAAAATGGGTagaaaaatgccggttaagaatttcttataaaaacaacgttgcaagtacagtcttaaccgacgaaattcccactatcaatttaaattgtgtcacaattaataaaaataaataaccgggagtagaatctcGGGTCGTTTCCCTAAGAGTTTACACAATGTGCAATTTATTGGCTAGGATTTTTCTGAGTAATTTTAGAATTGGAGAATGGGAAAATAAATGGCtagaaattaaagcaataaataaTAACAAGAAGTGGTATGTATTTGAAATTAAAAGCCTTGGTCAGGGAAGAAAATTGgggtttctatccttgttgtctttccTAAGTAGAATAGTAAATATTCATTGgtttcacttagttatcctctaacaattgaaggaaagtcaagtggcttcactaactctagctcACAAGTACTAGTCACTTTGTGGGGGAGGACTAGAGTTGGTGAGAGTTGAGTTAGCCAGCAATTCCCAATTACAGATAATACTTGAGTATCACAACTCAAGGAATCCcaattaatcaacccccaagccaAGTTAGAATATCTACTCAATTaatatgaatgccattttcataaaacCATAATAGGagtaaataaaagacatgataattatgaaaaattaattaaattaaaattaccacAAACAATAATTAAAATGACTCAaacaagtaatataaataaatataaaaatacttcaatgcattaataaaattaaaaaataacaagaTCCAAACATGAACTCCAAGCAATTAAATGGAAAAGAGTAATTGAGTTATAGGAGAAGCAAACTATAAGGATGATGACTTCAATTGAAGGTAGTAGCAGCTCTCTCAAAATACAATTCAAAAGCAAAACTAGGAACATTAAAACCCTACAGAAAAGTCggtgtttttctctctagaattcaaaactaaaactaaaactaaagtgaAAAGTGTAAGTGTGTTAGTCTCAGCTCCATCCCTGCCTCGAgtctgtgttttcgggcttggatttgggtccaaattagcccagaaatcgcccccagcgtgttctgttaagtgcagcatgtgacgctctgtcacgcgtatgtgtcggccacgcgtacgcgtcgctgaacctTGCATCcacccacacgtacgcatcagtcacgtgtACGCACCGCTAAACGACGCTCCTGGTCACGCGCACgtgtcagccatgcgtgcgcgtcgctcctcgcttctcaaatcttcaatttcttgtgctTGTTCCACTTTGACatgcttcatcttcatcctttaagccatctATACCCTGTAAacatgaaaacacttaacaaacacatcacggtatcgaatggaaataaaggagaattaaaaattaacaattttaaggcctaggaaacatgttttcaatcatagcacaatattggaaatgaaatttaaaaacatgcaatttacatgaataagtgtgagaatagttgataaaACTCACTCAATTCAgttcaaaatatatcataaaataatagtTCATCAGTATGTTTGATAATTTAGTTTTCATGTTAGTACACATATTGAAATggcttaaaaattaaaaagaattgaaatgatggtttatttcaatatttatttttgaaacgcagataaataaattaaataaacaccATTTTGATACTAACGTTTTATAGCAGTGAAGCAATACGTTTTTTCTTTAGTTTCTtaatagagaaataaaataaatgcacaattaattaattataattaaatttttatatagatTTTTACAAATATTTCTATATAAATAGTATTTTCATATGGATGGATTTTGTATATAAATTTTTCTTCTAATAAATAagtttgagaaaataaataaatttaataacttTATAAATACGTAATCTTTTGttaatcttattt harbors:
- the LOC110268249 gene encoding uncharacterized protein LOC110268249; translation: MFLFKVSVKLENINSFQLVSITVVKLCHNEAIINSFKQKYSIEQNADSQVGEYQPDIESSKFITPITSGQNSSSAGKNITVNEADDGGATFTWDKHTLVANPAHFFTEKPTATFGVASDAAESERFTV